The Salvelinus namaycush isolate Seneca chromosome 8, SaNama_1.0, whole genome shotgun sequence genome has a segment encoding these proteins:
- the LOC120051693 gene encoding ATP-sensitive inward rectifier potassium channel 11-like, whose protein sequence is MLSRKGLIPDDYLLTRLAEDVQQPKFKASKARKARFVAKNGTCNVAHTNIREQGRFLQDVFTTLVDLKWLHLLIIFTMSFLCSWLLFAMVWWLIAFAHGDLDQKGDDFVPCVTDIHSFSSAFLFSIEVQVTIGFGGRMVTEECLSAIVVLIIQNIVGLLINAIMLGCIFMKTAQANRRAETLIFSKHAVISIRNNKLCFMIRLGDLRKSMIISATVRMQVVRRSTTSEGDVVPLDQIDIHMDNPVGTNGIFLVVPLIICHVIDKDSPLYELSPADLQNNDIEVVVVLEGVVETTGITTQARTSYLSEEILWGQRFVPTISEEEGMYAVDYSKFGNTVRVATPSCSAKKLDEKGGIARFKLHEHATPRPSVRRRRLSLRMKQYSTISPLA, encoded by the coding sequence ATGCTTTCCCGAAAAGGACTGATCCCGGACGACTACTTGCTGACCCGCTTGGCTGAGGATGTCCAGCAGCCTAAATTCAAGGCGTCAAAAGCGCGGAAGGCTCGGTTCGTCGCCAAAAACGGAACCTGTAATGTGGCCCACACGAACATTCGCGAACAGGGACGGTTCCTACAGGATGTTTTCACCACTTTAGTGGATCTAAAATGGCTTCACTTACTTATCATTTTCACTATGTCATTTCTGTGCAGCTGGCTGCTGTTTGCAATGGTTTGGTGGCTCATTGCCTTTGCGCACGGCGACCTGGATCAAAAGGGTGACGACTTTGTCCCGTGCGTGACGGACATCCACTCCTTCTCCTCTGCGTTTCTTTTCTCCATAGAGGTACAGGTGACCATCGGGTTCGGGGGGCGCATGGTCACAGAGGAATGCTTGTCTGCCATAGTGGTCCTTATCATTCAGAACATCGTGGGCTTGCTGATTAACGCCATAATGCTGGGGTGTATCTTTATGAAGACGGCCCAGGCCAACCGGCGCGCCGAAACGCTGATCTTCAGCAAGCACGCCGTCATCTCCATCCGAAATAACAAACTGTGCTTTATGATCCGTTTAGGGGACCTGCGGAAGAGCATGATCATTAGTGCCACCGTGCGGATGCAGGTGGTAAGGCGCAGCACCACTTCGGAGGGCGACGTGGTCCCCCTGGACCAGATAGACATTCACATGGACAACCCCGTGGGGACCAACGGCATTTTCCTGGTGGTCCCTCTCATCATATGCCACGTTATTGACAAAGACAGCCCGCTCTACGAGCTATCGCCAGCGGATTTACAAAATAATGATATCGAGGTGGTAGTGGTGCTGGAGGGGGTGGTGGAGACCACGGGTATAACCACCCAGGCCCGTACATCATACCTGTCTGAGGAGATACTGTGGGGGCAGCGCTTTGTGCCCACTATATCCGAGGAGGAGGGCATGTATGCGGTGGACTATTCTAAATTCGGTAACACAGTTAGAGTAGCGACACCCAGCTGCAGTGCCAAGAAACTGGATGAGAAGGGAGGCATCGCCAGGTTTAAACTGCACGAGCACGCTACCCCGCGGCCGTCGGTGAGAAGGCGGCGGCTCTCACTGCGCATGAAGCAATACAGCACCATCAGCCCACTAGCCTAA